GTTCGGCCGCAGATCCGCCACGCTGGCAAGCCGGTTGGAGAGGGCGAAGAGGGCGGTGATCGCCGCGATGTCCCAGATGTCGTCCGGGCTGAAGCCGTGCTCGGCGAGCGCAGCGTGGTCCGCCGCGCCGACCGCCTGGGAGGCCGTCGCGACCTTCACCGCGAAGGCCAGCATGGCGCGCTGGCGCGGGGTGATGTCGGCCTTGGCGTAATTGACCGCGACCTGATCGGCGATCAGCGGATTCTTGGCCCGGACCCGCAGGATCGCCCCATGGGCGACCACGCAGTAGAGGCACTGGTTGGCCGCGCTGGTGGCCACCACGATCATCTCGCGGTCGGCCTTGGTCAGGCCGCCGGGCCGGTCCATCAGCGCATCGTGATAGGCCATGAAGGCTCGAAACTCGTCCGGGCGGTGGGCCAGCGCCAGGAAGATGTTCGGCACGAAGCCCGCCTTCTCCTGCACCAGGGCGATCCGGGCCCGGAGATCCTCCGGCATGTCCGAGAGCTTCGGTACCGGGAAGCGGCTGATCGGGGCGTCCGCGCTCATGGTCATCCTCGGAATTCGCGCGCCTTGGTGAAACCAAGCGTTCACGATACGTACGGCAGCTTCGGGCCGTTCGTCGAGCCGTGGAGCACCATGTCCAGCGCCGTCCGCATCCTCGGCATCGATCCCGGGCTCCGCCGCACCGGTTGGGGCCTCATCACCGCGCAGGGGGTGAAGCTCACCTACGGCGATTGCGGTGTCGTCACGTCGGACGGCGACCTTCCGCTGGCCCTGAGGCTGCGCGAGCTGTTCGAGGGCATCAGCCGCATCGTCGAAGCCGTGCGGCCCGACGAGGTCGCCGTGGAGGAGACCTTCGTCAACAAGGACGCCCAGGCGACGCTCAAGCTCGGCCATGCCCGGGCCATGGCGCTGGTGGTCCCGGCGCTCGCCGGGCTGCCGGTGTT
The sequence above is drawn from the Methylobacterium mesophilicum SR1.6/6 genome and encodes:
- the ruvC gene encoding crossover junction endodeoxyribonuclease RuvC — its product is MSSAVRILGIDPGLRRTGWGLITAQGVKLTYGDCGVVTSDGDLPLALRLRELFEGISRIVEAVRPDEVAVEETFVNKDAQATLKLGHARAMALVVPALAGLPVFEYAANLIKKTVAGSGHAEKVQIQAMVRFLLPKAEFRVADAADALAIAITHASHRDAHALRRAHLSGGKRRSLTGQAAAGQGLEGKGFSAAAAARIEAALAKQS
- a CDS encoding peroxidase-related enzyme (This protein belongs to a clade of uncharacterized proteins related to peroxidases such as the alkylhydroperoxidase AhpD.); the encoded protein is MSADAPISRFPVPKLSDMPEDLRARIALVQEKAGFVPNIFLALAHRPDEFRAFMAYHDALMDRPGGLTKADREMIVVATSAANQCLYCVVAHGAILRVRAKNPLIADQVAVNYAKADITPRQRAMLAFAVKVATASQAVGAADHAALAEHGFSPDDIWDIAAITALFALSNRLASVADLRPNAEFYAMGR